One Odocoileus virginianus isolate 20LAN1187 ecotype Illinois chromosome 4, Ovbor_1.2, whole genome shotgun sequence DNA segment encodes these proteins:
- the MSL2 gene encoding E3 ubiquitin-protein ligase MSL2 translates to MNPVNATALYISASRLVLNYDPGDPKAFTEINRLLPYFRQSLSCCVCGHLLQDPIAPTNSTCQHYVCKSCKGKKMMMKPSCSWCKDYEQFEENKQLSILVNCYKKLCEYITQTALARDIIEAVDCSSDILALLNDGSLFCEETEKPSDSSFTLCLTHSPLPSTSEPTTDPQASLSPISESTLSIAIGSSVINGLPTYNGLSIDRFGINIPSPEHSNTIDVCNTVDIKTEDLSDSLPPVCDTVASDLCSTGIDICSFSEDIKPGDSLLLSVEEVLRSLETVSNTEVCCPNLQPNLEATVSNGPFLQLSSQSLSHNVFMSTSPALHGLSCTAATPKVAKLNRKRSRSESDSEKVQPLPISTIIRGPTLGASAPVTVKRESKISLQPIATVPNGGTTPKISKTVLLSTKSMKKSHEHGSKKSHSKTKPGILKKDKTVKEKIPSHHFMPGSPTKTVYKKPQEKKGCKCGRATQNPSVLTCRGQRCPCYSNRKACLDCICRGCQNSYMANGEKKLEAFAVPEKALEQTRLTLGINVTSIAVRNASTSTSVINVTGSPVTTFLAASTHDDKSLDEAIDMRFDC, encoded by the coding sequence GACATTTGCTACAAGATCCTATTGCACCCACCAACTCAACCTGCCAACACTATGTCTGCAAAAGTTGTAAAGGCAAGAAAATGATGATGAAACCTTCATGTAGCTGGTGCAAAGACTATGAGCAGTTTGAGGAAAACAAGCAGTTAAGCATCCTAGTGAACTGCTACAAAAAACTATGTGAATATATAACACAGACTGCATTGGCACGGGATATAATAGAAGCAGTCGACTGTTCTTCTGATATTTTGGCTTTGCTTAATGATGGATCCTTGTTTTGTGAGGAGACGGAAAAACCCTCAGATTCATCCTTTACTTTATGTTTGACACATTCCCCCTTGCCTTCAACCTCAGAACCTACAACTGATCCTCAAGCTAGTTTATCTCCAATATCTGAAAGCACCCTCAGCATTGCTATTGGCAGTTCTGTTATCAATGGTTTGCCTACTTATAATGGGCTTTCAATAGATAGATTTGGTATAAATATTCCTTCACCTGAACATTCAAATACGATTGATGTATGTAACACTGTTGACATAAAAACTGAGGATCTGTCTGACAGTTTGCCACCTGTCTGTGACACCGTAGCCTCTGACTTATGTTCCACAGGCATTGATATTTGCAGTTTCAGTGAAGATATAAAACCTGGTGACTCTCTGTTACTGAGTGTTGAGGAAGTACTCCGCAGTTTAGAAACTGTTTCAAACACAGAAGTTTGTTGCCCTAATTTGCAGCCCAACTTGGAAGCCACTGTATCCAATGGACCGTTTCTGcagctttcttcccagtctcTTAGCCATAATGTTTTTATGTCCACCAGTCCTGCACTTCATGGATTATCATGTACAGCTGCAACTCCGAAGGTAGCAAAGCTGAATAGAAAACGATCCAGGTCAGAAAGCGACAGTGAGAAAGTTCAACCACTTCCAATTTCTACCATTATCCGAGGCCCAACATTGGGGGCGTCTGCTCCTGTGACAGTGAAACGGGAGAGCAAAATTTCTCTTCAGCCCATAGCAACTGTTCCCAATGGAGGCACAACACCCAAAATCAGCAAAACTGTGCTTTTATCTACTAAAAGCATGAAAAAGAGTCATGAACATGGATCCAAGAAATCTCACTCTAAAACCAAGCCAGGTATTCTTAAGAAAGACAAAACAGTAAAGGAAAAGATTCCCAGTCATCATTTTATGCCAGGAAGTCCTACCAAGACTGTGTATAAAAAGCCCCAGGAAAAGAAAGGGTGTAAATGTGGGCGTGCTACTCAAAATCCAAGTGTTCTTACATGCCGCGGCCAACGCTGCCCTTGCTACTCTAACCGCAAAGCCTGCTTAGATTGTATATGTCGTGGCTGCCAAAACTCCTATATGGCCAATGGGGAGAAGAAGCTGGAGGCATTTGCTGTGCCAGAAAAGGCTTTGGAGCAGACCAGGCTCACTTTGGGCATTAATGTGACTAGCATTGCTGTGCGCAATGCTAGTACCAGCACCAGTGTAATTAATGTCACAGGGTCCCCAGTAACGACGTTTTTAGCTGCCAGTACACATGATGATAAAAGTTTGGATGAAGCTATAGACATGAGATTCGACTGTTAA